Proteins found in one Nostoc sp. NIES-3756 genomic segment:
- a CDS encoding glycosyltransferase family 2 protein: MKSDLSLPLVSVIIPAYNAEKFIGRTLQSVLSQTYRNIEIIVVDDGSQDKTAEIVTSMAQIDNRVRLLKQSNQGVAIARNLAIDNSIGEYIAPIDADDIWYAQKLEKQVQCLENTDSSVGLVYAWTALIDEGDNIIGNYNSWYYSHIHSVEGEVYKHLLYTDFVGNASVPLIRRVCFDKVGGYNSELKKQNAQGCEDWDIYLRIAEHYKFSVIKEFLVGYRQVSGSMSRSCISMAKSYDLMILDFRQKHSEIPDYIFDWSASYFRYYLALQSLKCDDYWQTIIWLYKAVSLDFVLLWHVGVYKCLFQMIMQIGKKVINNNSLNLSRLSDNAKYSQPKHDVTQIKIQNQEPRPWKIYDIVLSQRWSSLGQN; this comes from the coding sequence ATGAAGTCAGATTTAAGTTTGCCCTTAGTTTCAGTTATCATCCCTGCCTATAATGCAGAAAAGTTTATAGGTAGAACATTGCAGTCGGTTTTATCTCAAACTTATAGAAATATCGAAATTATAGTTGTTGATGATGGTTCTCAAGATAAAACAGCTGAAATAGTCACATCTATGGCTCAAATAGACAATCGTGTAAGATTACTAAAGCAGTCAAATCAAGGAGTAGCGATCGCACGTAACTTAGCAATAGATAATTCTATAGGAGAGTATATTGCACCAATTGATGCTGATGATATTTGGTATGCTCAAAAACTAGAAAAACAGGTGCAATGTCTAGAAAATACTGACTCATCTGTAGGGTTAGTATATGCTTGGACTGCATTAATTGATGAAGGTGACAACATTATTGGTAACTATAATTCTTGGTATTATTCACATATACATAGTGTAGAAGGAGAAGTGTATAAACATCTGTTGTACACCGACTTTGTTGGCAATGCTAGTGTGCCATTAATTCGTCGCGTCTGTTTTGATAAAGTTGGTGGTTATAATAGCGAACTAAAAAAGCAAAACGCTCAAGGATGTGAAGATTGGGATATATATTTACGAATTGCTGAACATTATAAATTCTCTGTGATAAAAGAATTTTTAGTGGGCTATCGTCAAGTCAGTGGAAGTATGTCTAGATCATGTATATCAATGGCAAAATCCTATGATTTAATGATACTTGACTTTCGACAAAAACATTCAGAAATACCTGATTATATCTTTGATTGGTCTGCTAGTTATTTTCGTTACTATTTAGCATTACAAAGTCTTAAATGTGATGACTATTGGCAGACTATAATTTGGCTATACAAAGCTGTTAGTTTAGATTTTGTACTGCTTTGGCATGTAGGCGTATATAAATGTCTTTTTCAGATGATTATGCAAATAGGAAAGAAAGTAATTAACAACAATTCTCTTAATTTATCTCGTTTAAGTGATAACGCCAAGTATTCTCAGCCAAAGCATGATGTTACTCAAATCAAAATCCAAAATCAAGAACCAAGACCTTGGAAGATATATGATATTGTTTTATCTCAAAGATGGTCTAGTTTGGGGCAAAATTAG
- a CDS encoding NACHT domain-containing protein, whose amino-acid sequence MSKRSLQASTEGIRKAKQAFKRKGWTQEYLAAEVGLETRQSIWKFFTGKPIDRHVFNDICSALELDISKISQQSDEDNLSLERHEYNSLDIEYLVQKLRSVCEDRIQTQCGILHLLDIARPIYLNDIYIDINVCEEIPRKQWLEIDDLQKLSFDNISASSRQEYQKQIRGLAAITKYPKIILLGKVGAGKTTFLQSVALSCAQGNFQSNHLAIFINLKSFAEDVKDFHQLSLFQYIHNFWMNCEISETELSTVLLHGRALVLLDGLDEIIGDNYNRIFNKIRTFINKFYKNKVIISCRSILHDSSFHGFTEVEIADFNKLKITEFVNKWFLSVVQNSPVTSQILTNKFMHKLELIENIHILELCRTPLLLIFCCLLFQSATDFPSGNFEFYKQALNILLVRWDEIKGISDRQFTPNLSLLDKVKLLSRIAASSFYEGDYFITETKLQQIITDYLLEQSNIKTDTDALEMESQKIIKIIELQHGLLIERARGIYSFSHLIFQQYFTAKEIVTHTDSQTLQNFVARLCDHRWYQVFLFSISMIKSADNLLKLIKQKIDHLAVNNIKLYRFLQWVERKSYQISSIYERASVRAFYYTIALPPEHPLACNQDLAITLEHQFTGGLSIELAIDLALIHALAVSLTMTADIFFARLSALNLALDLKHLLIDDRCLHTSLQYLKHQLPSATQGRESLKNWWFANGQAWTEELRNLMINYRQLGLNWQFNQQDLQDLQQYWNANKLLIDCLKCTRNISPSLRSHLETTLFLAGEIELDG is encoded by the coding sequence ATGAGCAAGCGATCGCTCCAAGCATCTACTGAAGGTATTAGAAAAGCAAAGCAAGCTTTTAAACGCAAGGGATGGACACAAGAATATTTGGCTGCGGAAGTGGGTTTAGAAACACGCCAGTCTATATGGAAATTTTTCACTGGTAAACCTATTGACCGTCATGTCTTCAATGATATCTGTTCTGCGCTAGAACTAGACATTTCAAAAATTTCCCAACAGTCAGATGAAGATAATTTATCTTTAGAACGTCATGAATATAATTCACTTGATATTGAATATTTAGTACAGAAACTGCGTTCTGTTTGTGAAGATAGAATCCAAACTCAATGCGGTATATTACACCTTTTAGATATTGCTCGACCTATCTATCTTAATGATATTTATATCGATATTAATGTCTGCGAAGAAATTCCTCGTAAACAATGGTTAGAAATTGACGATTTACAAAAGCTAAGTTTTGATAATATTTCTGCTTCTTCCAGGCAAGAATATCAAAAACAAATCAGAGGTTTAGCAGCGATTACAAAATATCCTAAAATCATCTTATTGGGAAAAGTAGGTGCAGGTAAAACCACATTTTTACAATCAGTTGCTTTAAGTTGCGCTCAGGGAAACTTTCAGTCCAATCACTTAGCTATTTTTATCAATCTCAAAAGTTTTGCCGAAGATGTTAAGGATTTTCATCAGCTTAGTTTATTTCAATATATACATAATTTTTGGATGAATTGTGAGATTTCCGAAACAGAACTAAGTACAGTGTTGCTACATGGCAGAGCGTTAGTTTTGTTAGATGGTTTAGATGAAATTATAGGGGATAATTACAATAGGATTTTTAATAAAATTCGTACTTTTATTAACAAGTTTTATAAAAACAAAGTAATTATTAGTTGCCGTTCAATTCTACATGATTCTAGTTTTCATGGTTTTACGGAAGTAGAAATTGCTGATTTTAATAAGTTGAAAATTACTGAGTTTGTGAATAAATGGTTCTTGTCTGTAGTACAAAACTCTCCAGTCACCTCACAAATACTAACAAATAAGTTTATGCACAAACTGGAGTTGATAGAAAATATACACATTTTAGAATTATGTAGAACTCCACTTTTATTAATTTTCTGTTGTTTATTATTTCAGTCAGCTACAGATTTTCCAAGCGGTAATTTTGAATTTTATAAGCAAGCATTAAATATTTTACTTGTACGCTGGGATGAAATCAAAGGAATATCAGATAGACAATTTACTCCAAACTTATCTTTATTAGATAAAGTTAAACTACTTAGCCGAATAGCAGCCAGTAGTTTTTATGAAGGTGATTATTTCATCACGGAAACCAAATTGCAGCAGATTATAACTGATTATTTACTGGAGCAATCAAACATAAAAACTGATACAGATGCCTTGGAAATGGAGAGTCAAAAGATTATTAAAATCATTGAATTACAACATGGATTATTAATCGAAAGAGCAAGAGGGATTTATTCTTTTTCTCATTTAATCTTCCAACAGTATTTCACAGCTAAAGAAATTGTTACTCATACTGATAGTCAAACGTTGCAAAATTTTGTTGCTCGTCTGTGTGATCATCGGTGGTATCAAGTATTCTTATTTAGTATATCGATGATAAAGTCAGCAGATAATTTATTAAAATTAATTAAACAGAAAATTGATCACCTAGCTGTTAATAACATTAAGCTATATCGTTTTTTGCAATGGGTAGAACGCAAATCTTACCAAATAAGTTCTATCTATGAGCGTGCTAGTGTGCGTGCTTTTTATTATACTATTGCTTTACCTCCAGAGCATCCTTTAGCTTGTAATCAAGATTTAGCTATTACTTTAGAGCATCAATTTACTGGTGGCTTATCTATAGAGTTAGCAATAGATTTAGCTCTAATTCATGCACTTGCTGTAAGTTTGACAATGACGGCTGATATTTTCTTTGCTAGGTTGTCTGCTTTAAATCTGGCTCTTGATTTAAAACACTTGTTAATAGATGATAGATGTTTACATACTTCACTCCAATATCTAAAACATCAGTTACCTTCTGCTACTCAAGGTAGAGAGAGTTTGAAAAATTGGTGGTTCGCCAATGGACAAGCTTGGACTGAAGAGTTACGCAACTTAATGATTAATTATCGTCAACTTGGCTTAAACTGGCAGTTTAATCAACAAGATTTACAGGATTTACAGCAATATTGGAATGCTAATAAGTTGCTGATAGATTGTCTCAAGTGTACTAGAAATATTTCACCTAGCTTACGTTCTCATCTAGAGACAACTTTATTTTTAGCTGGAGAAATAGAATTAGATGGGTAA
- a CDS encoding hybrid sensor histidine kinase/response regulator — MSKILVIEDDINVRQNILDLLESEGFNLIEAHNGLLGVQLAQEEIPDLIICDVMMPELDGYGVLQALRQSSETAIIPLIFLTAKSDKTDFRQGMEMGADDYIVKPFTRKELLAAIACRLEKNITIKNENQRRLDNLRNSIALSLPHEMRTPLNGILGFSQILMEESDNLDSSTIKEMAESIYLSGERLFELIQKFLMYAELEIIRNDKEQIEFLQSQTAIFPNLTVIGIIKDKAKKVDREADLQLELHPCQVNITTSKMAKIVEELLDNAFKFSPKGSPVQVKAQTIDSELILSFIDYGRGITASQIAELGAYQQFERKLYEQQGSGLGLMIAKSIAEIHGGRLKITSKPNQKTVVEVVLPCTQIIEDAHESICCQKSSNFV, encoded by the coding sequence ATGAGTAAAATTCTTGTCATTGAAGATGATATTAATGTTAGACAAAATATATTAGATTTGTTAGAAAGTGAGGGATTTAATCTAATTGAGGCGCATAATGGGCTTCTTGGTGTGCAATTAGCTCAAGAAGAAATTCCAGATTTGATTATCTGCGATGTGATGATGCCTGAGTTAGACGGTTATGGGGTACTTCAAGCTTTACGCCAAAGCTCAGAAACAGCAATCATTCCTTTGATTTTCTTAACAGCTAAGTCTGATAAAACTGACTTTCGTCAAGGAATGGAAATGGGAGCTGATGATTATATAGTTAAACCGTTTACAAGGAAAGAGTTATTGGCAGCGATCGCCTGTCGATTAGAGAAGAATATTACCATAAAAAATGAAAATCAAAGAAGGTTAGATAACTTACGTAATAGTATTGCTCTATCTCTACCCCATGAAATGCGCACACCTTTAAATGGGATATTGGGCTTTTCCCAAATTCTGATGGAAGAAAGTGATAACCTTGATTCCAGTACAATTAAGGAAATGGCAGAATCGATTTATTTATCTGGGGAAAGATTATTTGAATTGATTCAAAAGTTTCTCATGTATGCAGAGTTGGAAATTATTAGAAATGACAAAGAACAAATTGAGTTTTTACAAAGCCAAACTGCTATCTTTCCTAATCTAACAGTAATTGGGATTATTAAAGACAAAGCCAAAAAGGTAGACAGAGAAGCAGATTTGCAATTAGAACTGCATCCATGTCAAGTAAATATTACTACATCAAAAATGGCGAAGATTGTAGAAGAGTTGCTTGACAATGCTTTCAAGTTTTCGCCTAAAGGCAGTCCAGTTCAAGTTAAAGCTCAGACTATTGATAGTGAATTAATTTTATCTTTTATTGATTATGGTCGCGGCATCACAGCTTCACAAATTGCTGAGTTAGGAGCTTATCAACAATTTGAGCGTAAACTCTATGAACAGCAAGGTTCAGGATTAGGTTTAATGATTGCAAAAAGTATAGCTGAAATACATGGTGGTAGATTGAAAATTACAAGCAAACCAAATCAAAAGACTGTTGTGGAAGTAGTATTACCTTGTACTCAAATAATAGAAGATGCTCATGAAAGTATTTGCTGTCAAAAATCGTCAAATTTTGTTTAA
- a CDS encoding glycosyltransferase: MDKLISIDLIICTYNNAGLLDQVLNKIAQQQIPANVKWTVLVVNNNCTDETPSVVKKYIQSHNIPQLSMVLEPKQGLNHARACGIQNTTGDWFAFVDDDCMLDPDWVAQAAKFAAMNPDCGAFGGKVILDWETPPPAYVLKYGYSFAQQDHGMNIMQPNCLVGAGLIISRKAILHTNWLNEQFLSDRVGKKLVSGGDVEIVLRIRSAGYDIWYTPACKLLHYIPARRTEHQYLVNINYGLGISQLMGDSLTWSYSYKRLILESIYSTFIATVEIAKQALKARLKRGYLEAVEIPIVWGFILGKWTGILRLVKMNQQQRQKLIGSAKLVHINS, translated from the coding sequence ATGGATAAACTGATATCTATTGACTTAATTATTTGCACTTATAACAACGCTGGCTTACTCGATCAAGTTTTAAATAAAATTGCTCAACAACAGATTCCAGCTAATGTAAAGTGGACAGTTTTAGTTGTCAATAATAACTGCACTGATGAAACCCCATCTGTTGTAAAAAAATACATCCAATCTCACAACATACCTCAATTATCTATGGTTTTAGAGCCGAAACAAGGCTTGAATCATGCCCGTGCTTGCGGTATCCAAAATACTACCGGAGATTGGTTTGCCTTTGTTGATGATGATTGTATGTTAGACCCTGATTGGGTAGCACAAGCTGCTAAATTTGCTGCCATGAATCCAGACTGTGGTGCATTTGGTGGCAAAGTAATTTTAGATTGGGAAACGCCACCACCTGCTTATGTATTAAAGTACGGTTATTCCTTTGCCCAACAAGACCACGGCATGAATATTATGCAGCCAAATTGTTTAGTTGGTGCAGGATTAATTATTAGTAGAAAAGCCATTTTACATACTAACTGGCTGAATGAACAATTTTTGAGCGATCGCGTAGGTAAAAAGTTAGTTTCTGGCGGCGATGTCGAAATTGTTTTACGCATCCGCAGTGCAGGTTACGATATTTGGTACACTCCCGCCTGCAAATTATTACACTATATTCCTGCCAGACGTACCGAACATCAGTACCTAGTTAACATCAATTACGGTTTAGGAATTAGTCAGTTAATGGGGGATAGCTTAACCTGGAGTTATTCCTATAAACGGTTAATTTTGGAATCTATTTATTCAACCTTCATAGCTACAGTTGAAATTGCTAAACAAGCCCTCAAAGCTAGGTTAAAGCGCGGTTATCTGGAAGCAGTAGAAATTCCTATTGTTTGGGGCTTTATTCTGGGCAAATGGACTGGAATATTAAGACTAGTCAAGATGAATCAACAACAAAGACAAAAATTAATAGGTTCTGCAAAATTAGTTCATATAAATAGTTAA
- a CDS encoding class I SAM-dependent methyltransferase, which yields MVTLSVKPNHFKLPLDKFLACNPFAEPLTQGFFYREKMRAIHHIAPEQELAKILEVGGGQSGLTALLYPQTKITNIDFNPEYAKAPCNQQERVNFVCGDATALPFANASFDAVTMFDLLEHVPDDQKAISEALRVLRPKGFLLISTPNENWRFPYYKFMQSICPSEAEVMAEWGHVRRGYTLAELQALINLPCQKYATFINPFTVLGHDVAFSKLSHWQRRILCTVLSPVTWVSYYLHKPQALGTETASIWQKA from the coding sequence ATGGTTACTTTATCTGTAAAACCCAATCATTTCAAACTGCCTTTAGATAAATTTTTAGCCTGCAATCCTTTTGCCGAACCGCTAACTCAAGGATTTTTTTATCGGGAAAAGATGCGTGCTATTCATCATATCGCCCCTGAGCAAGAATTAGCGAAAATTCTCGAAGTCGGTGGCGGACAAAGTGGCTTAACAGCTTTACTCTATCCCCAAACCAAAATCACTAACATAGACTTTAATCCAGAATACGCCAAAGCACCTTGTAATCAACAAGAGCGAGTCAACTTTGTTTGTGGTGATGCGACAGCTTTACCCTTTGCAAATGCGTCTTTTGATGCAGTAACAATGTTCGATTTATTAGAACATGTACCAGATGATCAAAAAGCCATATCAGAGGCTTTAAGAGTATTACGTCCAAAGGGATTTTTGTTAATTAGTACCCCCAACGAAAACTGGCGCTTTCCCTACTACAAATTTATGCAATCTATTTGTCCTAGCGAAGCCGAAGTGATGGCAGAATGGGGTCATGTCAGAAGGGGTTACACCTTAGCAGAACTTCAAGCTTTAATTAATTTACCTTGTCAAAAATATGCTACTTTTATCAACCCATTCACTGTTTTAGGTCATGATGTAGCATTTTCTAAGTTATCCCATTGGCAGCGTCGTATTTTATGTACAGTGCTGAGTCCTGTAACCTGGGTTAGTTATTATTTGCATAAGCCGCAAGCATTAGGCACAGAAACCGCTTCAATTTGGCAAAAAGCCTAA
- a CDS encoding glycosyltransferase family 2 protein, whose product MPYKIKEIELTQPLPSISLSPDETGIALIVRRNDKPVGFVIQQFLAKSLISSEEIAQLIAKEIGSKLIQEYLQEELNLAIKETPFPSLTIAICTKDRPDNLARCLQSLQQLVKQSPELEILVIDNAPCDDRTQKLVDSLPWVRYVREPKPGLDFARNKALQSAKGEFLAFLDDDVVVDRRWLTGLMTAWRENPDAAAFTGLVLPYELETQAQILFEQRGGFRRGFQKIRYGQILPGNSLHPCGAGIFGAGCNMAFRREILFKIGGFDEALDTGAPLPGGGDLDIFYRVIRAGYTLVYEPEYLVFHQHRREYEKLQRQYWSWGLGFMAFVIKAYKTDPPQRSKLRGIILWWVKYQLKQLRDSWLGKNVLPINMILAEIWGGIVGFFGEYPRSIKRIETIRRQFS is encoded by the coding sequence ATGCCATATAAGATTAAAGAAATAGAATTAACACAACCTCTACCTAGCATTTCCTTATCTCCAGATGAGACAGGTATTGCTCTGATTGTGCGGCGTAACGATAAACCTGTTGGGTTTGTTATCCAACAATTTCTAGCAAAAAGTTTGATTTCCAGCGAAGAAATAGCTCAATTAATTGCCAAAGAGATTGGGAGTAAGCTAATTCAAGAATATTTACAAGAAGAATTAAATTTAGCTATTAAAGAAACTCCCTTTCCCTCACTCACTATTGCTATCTGCACTAAAGACCGACCTGATAATTTAGCGCGGTGTTTACAATCTTTACAGCAATTAGTCAAACAATCTCCAGAATTAGAAATATTAGTTATAGATAATGCTCCTTGCGACGATCGCACACAAAAATTAGTCGATTCATTACCTTGGGTGCGTTACGTCCGAGAACCAAAACCAGGATTAGATTTTGCTAGAAATAAAGCTCTACAATCAGCCAAGGGAGAATTTCTCGCTTTCCTTGATGATGATGTGGTTGTAGATAGGAGATGGTTAACAGGATTAATGACTGCTTGGCGAGAAAACCCTGATGCGGCGGCGTTTACAGGTTTAGTTTTACCTTATGAATTAGAGACCCAAGCACAAATCTTGTTTGAACAAAGAGGAGGGTTTCGCCGTGGGTTTCAGAAAATTCGCTACGGGCAAATTTTACCAGGAAATTCTCTACATCCATGTGGTGCGGGTATATTCGGTGCAGGATGTAATATGGCTTTTCGGCGAGAAATTTTATTCAAAATTGGCGGATTTGATGAAGCTTTAGACACAGGCGCACCCTTACCTGGTGGTGGGGATTTGGATATTTTTTATCGTGTAATTCGCGCAGGTTATACCCTAGTATATGAGCCTGAATATCTGGTATTTCATCAACACCGACGGGAGTACGAAAAACTACAACGTCAATACTGGAGTTGGGGTCTAGGATTCATGGCTTTTGTGATCAAAGCTTATAAAACAGACCCACCACAACGTTCTAAGTTACGCGGTATCATCTTGTGGTGGGTGAAGTATCAACTCAAGCAATTAAGAGATAGTTGGCTAGGAAAGAATGTTTTGCCAATAAACATGATTTTGGCAGAAATATGGGGTGGCATTGTCGGCTTTTTTGGGGAATATCCTCGTTCTATTAAACGAATTGAAACTATTCGGAGGCAATTTTCATGA
- a CDS encoding ABC transporter ATP-binding protein, protein MKKNNIYRNILSILKFYPWAIPVIVILGTLSSFFEGIGISLFIPLLQSLDNSSLTTGNNNFLVNALNQIFIDVSPNNRLIIIAIAIVTSISIKNLLIYGNSILFAWFNSRIGHYLRSRIFHQLLSISYSFLEGNESGKMMNTLASETWRTGQALSAFISLIITSCTISVFTILLLLLSWQLTLLVVIIMALISISIQLLTRRVKYLGQQAVESNAALATRMWEGLAGMKVIRAFGREDYEQERFDIVSRKVRSTFFKLDVLSASVNPISEVLSAVLLVCILVITLLQDKSSLPRLLTFIFILYRLQPQVKQLDSTRVSLITLSSAVDDVMSLLNDADKPYIRSGNISLNKFKKGIYFESVSFAYNATDKPAVQDISLFIPQGKTTAIVGPSGAGKSTIIGLICRFYNLEIGEIYIDDYPLKELNLHDWREQIAIVSQDVHMFSTTVLANIAYGRLDATEEEVIAAAKLANAHQFISELPQGYDTKVGDRGVRLSGGQRQRIALARAIVRNPEILILDEATNALDSISEHLIQEALNTLSDNRTVIVIAHRLATIEQADKIIVLNAGQVVEQGNLQDLLKLNGLFAQLYDLQHRSAHI, encoded by the coding sequence ATGAAAAAAAATAATATATATAGAAATATATTATCTATTTTAAAGTTTTATCCTTGGGCAATTCCTGTAATTGTTATTCTCGGTACATTATCCTCTTTTTTTGAAGGCATAGGCATCAGTTTGTTTATCCCTTTGCTGCAAAGCCTAGATAATTCATCTTTGACAACAGGTAACAATAACTTTTTAGTTAATGCTCTTAATCAAATATTTATTGATGTTTCTCCTAATAATCGTTTGATAATTATTGCTATTGCCATCGTCACTAGTATTTCGATAAAAAACTTGTTAATTTATGGTAACAGTATTTTATTTGCTTGGTTCAACTCGCGCATTGGTCATTACTTGCGCTCAAGAATTTTTCATCAACTTTTAAGCATCAGCTACAGTTTTTTGGAAGGTAATGAATCAGGCAAAATGATGAATACTTTGGCTTCGGAAACTTGGCGAACTGGTCAGGCTTTATCAGCATTTATTAGCTTAATCATTACTTCTTGCACAATCTCAGTATTTACTATTTTGTTGTTATTGCTTTCTTGGCAATTAACTTTATTAGTGGTCATTATCATGGCACTAATATCTATTAGTATTCAGCTACTTACAAGACGAGTAAAATATTTGGGACAACAAGCAGTCGAAAGCAATGCTGCTCTAGCAACTAGGATGTGGGAAGGGTTAGCAGGGATGAAGGTAATTCGTGCTTTTGGCCGTGAAGATTATGAGCAAGAACGTTTCGATATAGTTTCTAGAAAGGTACGTAGTACATTTTTTAAACTTGATGTTCTCTCTGCCAGTGTTAACCCAATATCTGAGGTTTTGTCAGCAGTCTTATTAGTGTGTATTTTAGTTATTACATTACTGCAAGATAAAAGTTCCTTACCACGGCTATTAACTTTTATTTTTATTCTCTACCGCTTACAACCGCAAGTAAAACAACTAGATTCTACACGAGTAAGTTTAATTACTTTGTCTAGTGCGGTAGATGATGTTATGTCTCTTTTAAATGATGCTGATAAACCTTATATCCGTTCTGGAAATATTAGTTTAAATAAATTCAAAAAAGGAATATATTTTGAATCTGTGAGCTTTGCTTATAATGCTACAGACAAGCCTGCTGTTCAAGATATTTCTCTTTTCATACCCCAAGGTAAAACTACAGCTATAGTAGGGCCTTCTGGTGCGGGCAAATCCACAATTATCGGCTTGATATGTCGATTTTATAATCTGGAAATAGGAGAAATCTATATTGATGATTATCCTCTCAAAGAACTAAATTTGCATGATTGGCGTGAGCAAATTGCCATTGTCAGCCAAGATGTGCATATGTTTAGTACGACAGTTTTAGCAAATATTGCTTATGGTCGTTTAGACGCAACAGAGGAGGAAGTTATAGCAGCAGCCAAACTGGCAAATGCCCATCAATTTATTAGTGAATTACCTCAAGGATATGATACCAAAGTAGGCGATCGCGGCGTGCGCCTATCAGGAGGACAGAGACAACGCATCGCCCTAGCACGCGCCATAGTCCGCAACCCGGAAATTTTGATTCTCGACGAAGCCACAAATGCCCTTGACAGTATTTCCGAACATTTAATTCAAGAAGCTCTCAATACCCTCAGTGACAATCGTACCGTCATTGTGATTGCTCATCGCCTTGCCACTATCGAACAAGCGGACAAAATCATTGTATTAAATGCAGGACAAGTCGTTGAACAAGGCAATTTACAAGATTTACTCAAGCTAAACGGCCTATTCGCCCAACTTTATGATTTACAACACCGCAGCGCTCATATATAA
- a CDS encoding glycosyltransferase family 2 protein, protein MSKFAPWKILDIDLSEDIPELNIEPNYQGIYAVFWWRGIPLGDREIFASDLPLRASALRNLAIEAITPAIGDRLLKNGFKAPLPVTYPDPAWDKPPDFHALLALQQPLQQLQQTYAQPVNNSISVVICTRNRPEQLARCLRSLLNLSQPPQQIIVVDNAPSDDTTREIVAQIPQVQYVLEPIPGLSKARNTGIHHATGEIIAFTDDDVEVHPDWCVRLQQAFVNPQVLAVTGLMLPAELETEAQYIFHKGSGSSAWDYRAINHDMQFFENMKHRGVPVWRIGAGANMAFRRQAFELVGYFDERLGAGASGCSEDSEMWYRILAEGWICRYEPTSVVFHYHRRDIEAFKSQAYQYMRGHVTALLVQFANYQHWGNLRRLCLTLPKNYLVAILRPLKYGFSPRYSSVFTEILGCVSGIQFYLNNRKKPAWSTPVVNSKSPTESNLQNSQLITSSIKPGN, encoded by the coding sequence ATGAGTAAATTTGCTCCTTGGAAAATATTAGATATTGATTTGAGTGAAGATATTCCCGAACTAAATATTGAACCCAATTATCAAGGAATATATGCTGTTTTTTGGTGGCGGGGTATCCCTCTGGGCGATCGCGAAATTTTTGCTTCCGATTTACCTCTAAGAGCCAGCGCACTGCGGAACTTAGCTATAGAAGCTATCACTCCAGCTATCGGCGATCGCCTCCTCAAAAATGGCTTCAAAGCACCCTTACCCGTGACTTATCCCGATCCTGCATGGGATAAACCACCAGATTTTCACGCTTTGTTAGCTTTGCAGCAACCCCTCCAGCAACTTCAACAAACCTACGCGCAACCAGTCAATAATTCTATATCCGTGGTCATTTGTACGCGCAATCGACCAGAACAACTAGCACGATGTTTGCGATCGCTACTTAATTTATCTCAACCACCACAACAAATTATTGTTGTTGACAATGCGCCCTCAGACGATACCACACGAGAGATAGTTGCACAGATACCCCAAGTGCAGTACGTATTAGAACCCATACCCGGATTAAGCAAAGCGCGGAATACAGGTATTCATCACGCCACTGGAGAGATTATTGCTTTTACAGATGATGATGTAGAAGTTCACCCAGACTGGTGTGTGCGTTTACAGCAAGCCTTTGTGAATCCCCAAGTTTTAGCTGTTACTGGACTGATGCTCCCGGCTGAACTGGAAACAGAAGCGCAATACATCTTCCATAAAGGCTCAGGGAGTTCAGCTTGGGATTACCGCGCCATCAATCATGATATGCAGTTTTTTGAAAATATGAAGCATCGCGGTGTTCCTGTGTGGCGCATTGGAGCTGGTGCAAACATGGCTTTTCGCCGTCAAGCATTTGAATTAGTCGGGTACTTCGATGAACGACTAGGCGCAGGCGCATCTGGATGTAGTGAGGATTCGGAAATGTGGTACAGAATCTTGGCTGAAGGTTGGATTTGTCGTTATGAACCCACATCTGTAGTTTTTCATTACCATCGCCGTGACATTGAAGCTTTTAAATCCCAAGCTTATCAATATATGCGTGGTCATGTGACAGCTTTATTAGTACAGTTTGCTAATTACCAACATTGGGGGAATTTGCGGCGTTTATGTTTAACTTTGCCTAAAAATTATTTAGTCGCAATTTTACGACCGCTCAAGTATGGTTTTTCGCCGCGATATAGTTCTGTATTTACAGAGATATTAGGTTGTGTATCAGGAATCCAGTTTTATCTCAACAATAGAAAAAAACCAGCTTGGTCAACTCCTGTGGTTAATTCAAAATCCCCTACGGAAAGCAATTTACAAAATTCACAATTAATCACCTCATCAATCAAGCCAGGTAATTAA